Genomic window (Streptomyces sp. SLBN-31):
CGGTGCGCCGGCCCGCTCCTCCTCGGAGGGACGCAGGACATGTGCGGGATCGACGTCACCGAGATCCTCCCCGCTCACGAGGCCCCGCACCAGCACCGCCGAACCGGCCCCGCCCGCGTCCTCGCCGACCGGTCGTGCCCCCGGCGTCCCCGCGGGCACGACCAGGACGGCCACCGGGACGGCCGGTCCCTCGGGCCGGGGCGCGCTGCCGACCGTGACGGCGTCGACGCCGCCGACCGGCAGGCTCCACAGCGTCCGCCAGGGCAGGTCGAGGCCCAGTCGGCCGTGGACGGCGTCGGCGTACTCGGGCAGGCCGTCCTCCACGAACGCCGTCTCCAGCAGGGCGGCGCGCAGCACGACCTCCGCCTGCGTACGGGTGAGCAGAGGTGCCGTGCGCAAGTACGTACGGGCCGGTGCGCCGAGTTCTCCGGGCGGGACCGCTTCGACGGCGGCTCGCAGCGACACCGGGTCGGCATGGACGAACAACCCGGGGTCGGTGAGGAGTTGGGGCAGCAGGCCCGCTTCCAGGGTGTGCCCCGCGATGTGGTCGCGGACGTACGGGTCGGCCTTGCTCCAGTCCTGCTCGGGCACGGCCTCCAGCAGCGCCATGGCGACCTGGGTCTGGGCGGCTCGGACGTTGGGCAGACCGGCGCGGACCTCGTCGCCGACGGCGGGGTGGAACAGCCGCAGCAGTGTGCGCCCGCCGTCCTCCGCCCGCTCCTCCGGCTGCACGAACGGCCCAACGAGCAGCATCCCGTCGGCGAAGGCCTGGCTCATGTCCTGCCCGGCGATCGCGCTCGCCAGCCGCGGCCACAGCTGGACCGGGATGCCGTCGGCCTCGGCCAGGGCGAGCGGCGCCAGCAGCATCCGCAGCGTCCGCGGGTCGGCACCGAGCCGGCGGGCGTGCAGGTCCAGGGCCTCGCCCACCGAGGTCGGCAGGTGACGCTCGTCGGCCGGGTCGTAGCCCTCGGGTGCCATCAGGGCGCAGTTGACCGCGAGTTGGACGACCAGCGGGCTGGTTCCGGCCCGACTGCCGATAGCCGCTCCCAGGGCGAGCCGGACGGCGGGATCGACGGTGAAGGGCAGCTCGGGGGCCCCGAACTCCGGGTCGAGCGCAGCCTGGGCGTGCAGCACGAGGCCCTCGGGGTCGGCCCACTCCGGCTCGTCGAGATCGACGACCTGCACCGAGCCGGCCGGCAGACTCCCGGCCAGTTCGGCGGCCAGCGGCCTGGGCACCTCGGCCAGCAGACGGACCGTCTCGGTGGCGGCCAGGGGCGCGAGCACCTCCCGTACGAGCCGTGCGGGCTCGTCCGCGGCCCGCACCGGACCCGCCCGGTCGACGTCCGGGACGACGACGGTCACCGGCTCGGCGCGCGCGGCCAGCTCGGCGTAGACGCCCTCGGTGCTGGTGGCGTTCAGTTCGTAATGCTCGGCGAGCAGCCAGAGGACCTGGGCCGCGGTGAGCCCGTCGGGGGCCGGTACCGCGGGGGCCGGCAGTTCCGGCGGCACCGTCGAGGGGTCCATGTCCTCCAGCGGGAGCCGCTTTCGGTAGTCCGGGTCGCACAGCATCAGGAACCCGGTGATCAGCCGGGAACGCCCGCTGCCGGAGTCGCCGGTCAGCACGACCACACGGGGAGCGCCGGGCGCGGCCGCACGCCATGCGGTGAGCGCACGCAGCGCGGCGACCCGACCGCCTATGTGAGGGTGCGGTGCGTAGTCCTCGGTCACCCCGGTCATGCTTCCCCGTCCTCCGCTGTCACGGATGCCTCTTCACCAGACATGCCGTGTCCGTACGGCATGCGAGTCGATCTTAGGCACCGAGCGCGGGGACGGTCGCGGCCTACTCGGCCGCCACACCACCATCGCCCGCCGAGTCCAGATCGAACTCCCCGTCCCGCGCCCCCAGCACGAACGCCCGCCACTCCGCCTCGGTGTACCGCAGGACCGTGTCGTGGTCGAGGGACGACCGCATCGCCACCGCGCCTCCGGGGAGGTAGGCGATCTCGACCCGCTCCTCGTGCTCCTCGGTGCCGGGCGCGCTGTGCCACTCGGCGTCCGAGATGTCGAGTGCGTACAGCTCGTCCCGCTCCCGTTCCTTGCGCGCCTTGATCTGCTCTTCCGTCTCGGCCATGCTGCGGGGCCCTCTTCCTCACGCGCGAACGAAGTACGCGGCTCACCCTACTGGCGGGTGCCGCGCGTCCGCCCGCGGATCAGGCGTTTTCCACCTTCGTGAAGGTGCCCTGCGCGGCTCCGGGCGGAAGCTTCACCTGGCCGTCGTACTCGGATGTCGTCTTCTGCCAGATGTCGACCTGGTCGGCCTCGTTCTGTTCGTGGGCCACGCCCATCTTGGTGAAGGCGAGGCCCATGCCCGCGAGACGCTCCGCGAGGCTGCCCATCGACTGGTACATGCCGTCGCGCAGGCCCTCGTAGACGACGCCGAACTTCTCGCCGATGTCGTCGTCGCCCCACGGCGGCTTCTGACCCTGCTCCTGCGCGCTCAGCCCGTTCTGCAGGGCGGTCACGGCCTTCGAGAAGTTCTGGCCGACCGTGAACATGTTGAAGCCCTCGGTCTTGAGGACCTGGGGATCGGAATCCATGTAGTCCGACGACACAACTGCCCCCCCGTGGCTCGTCTTTTCTCTTGCAACGTCACCATAGCGGCCCTCACTGACACAAGGGGGCGGCACCCGTGCGGGTACCGCCCCCTGTGCCAGTGAGCCGAGGCTCAGAACCGCGCCGGCAGCCAGCCCGTCTGGATGAGCTGCCCACCGCGTCGCCGGGTGTGGAAGTACCCTCGCCCGGGCGGCAGTTGCGAGGCGGTGATGCTGCCGAGCAGCTGGCCCTCCGAGCGGTCGCCGGAGAGCACGACGCCCTGGGCGCCGAGCTCGCGCATCCGCTGCATCACCGGCTCGTACAGCGACCGGCTCGCACCGCCCGAGGACCGCGCGATGATGACGCGCAGTCCGATGTCACGGGCGAACGGCAGGTACTCCAGGAGCGGTGCCAGCGGGTTCACACCGGTCGCGACCAGGTCGTAGTCGTCGACGATGACGAAAGCGTCCGGGCTGCTGTACCAGCTGCGGTTGCGCAGCTGCTCGGGCGTGACGTCCGGGCCCGGCATACGGCGGTGCATCGAGCCGGCGAGACCCTCCAGCGTCTCCGTCAGTGCGGGCGCCGAGGCGCAGTACCGCGACAGGTGCGAGTCGGGCACGCCCTCCAGGTGGGCGCGCCGGTAGTCACCCATGACGATCTTCGCCCGGTCCGGCGTGTAGCGCTCGGTGATCTGCTTGACGAGCATCCGCAGCAGCGCCGACTTACCGGACTCGCTCTCACCGAACACGATGAACAGCGGGTCGGTCTCGAAGTCGACGAACACCGGCGACAGCGAGGACTCGTCGATGCCGATGGCGACACCGCGGTCCGGGTGCTCGAAGCCCTTGGGCAGCCGGTCCGCGGCCAGCATGGTCGGCAGCAGCCGGACGGCCGGGGCGTGGTTGCCCTGCCAGTTGTCGTTGACGCCGCGGATGAGGATCTGCGTCGCCTCGGACAGGTCCTCGGTCGAGGAGGAGCCGTCGACGCGGGGGAGCGCCGTCATGAAGTGCAGCTTGTCCTGCGTCAGACCGCGGCCCGGAATGCCGGCGGGCACGTTCTGCGCGACCTTGCGGTCGATCTCCGACTCGGTCGGGTCGCCGAGCCGCAGCTCGATGCGGTTCTGCAGCATGTCCTTGAGCGCGGGCCGCACCTCGGTGTAGCGGGACGCGGTCAGCACGACGTGCACACCGAAGCCGAGGCCGCGCGTGGCGATCTCGGTGACCGTGGACTCCAGCAGCTCGTAGTCCGTCTTGAAGGTCGCCCAGCCGTCGATGACGAGGAAGACGTCACCCCAGGGCTGGTCCGGCAGCTGACCGGCGGCCCGCCGCTGACGGTAGGTCTGGACGGAGTCGACGTTGTTGGTGCGGAAGTACTCCTCGCGCGCGTTGAGGATGCCCTCGACCTCGCTGACCGTACGGCGCACCTTCTCGGCGTCCAGCCGGTTCGCGACGCCGCCGACGTGCGCCAGCTCCTCCATCGCGATCAGACCGCCACCACCGAAGTCCAGGCAGTAGAACTGCACTTCGGCCGGCGTGTGGGTGAGGGAGAACGACGCGATGAGCGAGCGCAGCAGCGTCGACTTGCCGGACTGCGGGCCGCCGACGAACAGACCGTGGCCGGCGCCGCCGGAGAAGTCCCGGTACAGCACGTCGCGGCGCTGCTCGAACGGCTTGTCCACCAGGCCGACCGGCACGTTCAGCCGGCCGAGCGCCGTGTAGTCGGGCGCGGTCAGGCCGCGGTCCTGGGTGACGGCCAGCTGCGGCAGCAGCTGCTCCAGCGAGGGCGCCTCGTCCAGCGGGGGCAGCCACACCTGGTGGGCGGGCGGCCCCTGGTTGACCATCTTGCCGACGATGACGTCCAGGACGGTGTCGGCGAGCGCGTCGTCGACGCGGTCGTCGGCCTCCGGCTCCTCGACCACCGGCTGCGGCGGCAGCGCCACGTGCTCGGCCGTGAACAGGGCGGGCCGCAGCTGCGTCGAGCGGTGCACCCGGGAGGGGCCCTCGCCGTGGTACGCGCCCGAGACGTACGCCGCCTTGAAGCGGACCATGGTGTCGGTGTCGTAGCGCAGGTAACCGGAACCGGGGATCGACGGCAGGTGGTAGGCGTCCGGGACGCCGATCGCCGTGCGGGACTCGGCGGCGGAGAAGGTGCGCAGACCGATCCGGTACGACAGATAGGTGTCCAGGCCGCGCAGCTTGCCCTCCTCCAGACGCTGCGAGGCCAGCAGCAGGTGCACACCCAGCGAACGGCCGATACGGCCGATCTGGATGAACATGTCGATGAAGTCCGGCTTGGCGGTGAGGAGTTCGGAGAACTCGTCGAGCACGATCACCAGCGACGCCATCGGTTCGAGGGCGGCGCCGGCGGCCCGGGCCTTCTCGTAGTCGTGCAGGTTGGCGTAGTTGCCCGCGGTACGCAGCAGTTCCTGGCGGCGCTGCATCTCACCGGTGATCGCGTCCCGCATGCGGTCGACGAGGGTCAGGTCGTCGGCGAGGTTGGTGATGACGGCCGCGGTGTGCGGCATGTCCGCCATACCGGCGAAGGTCGCACCGCCCTTGAAGTCCGCGAGGATGAAGTTCAGCGTCTCCGAGGAGTGCGTCACCGCGAGGCCGAGCACCAGCGTGCGCAGCAGCTCCGACTTGCCGGAACCGGTGGCGCCGACGCACAGGCCGTGCGGGCCCATGCCCTCCTGGGAGGCCTCCTTGAGGTCCAGCATGACCGGCTCGCCGTTCTCGCCGACACCGATCGGCACGCGCAGCCGCTCATGCAGCGTGCGCGGCCGCCAGGTGCGCGAGACGTCGACGGAACCGGCGTCGCCGATGCCCATCAGGTCGGTGAAGTCCAGGTTGGACAGCAGCGGTTCGCCCTCCTCGGCCGAACCGACCCGGAAGGGCGCGAGCTGCCGGGCCAGGGACTCGGCCTGCTCGGGGCTGAGGATGTCCGGTCTGCCGGTGTACGCCGACTCGTGGCCGACGAACAGGCGCATCCGCTCCGGCTTCACGAAGATCGTGAGGCCGGCCCGCAGCTCCTCCTCCAGCTCGCCCGGCGCGATCTCCAGGAAGGTGACGCCCTGCAGCCCCTCGGCGCTGGCGAGTTCGGAGTCCGGGGGCACCGTGCCGCCGTCGAGGATCACGATCAGGTGCGGCTGGTCGTAGACCGGGTTGGCGTCCCGGTTCCAACGGGGACGGTCGTCCAACTGGTCTGCCAGCGCCTCCTCCAGCTCACCGAGGTCGTCGAAGAGCAGCCGGGCCGAGCCCGCGCCGTCCTTGGCCTTCGGGTGCTGGCTGTGCGGCAGCCACTTGATCCAGTCCCAGTCGGCCGCCGAGGAGGGATGCGCCACCACCGCGACCATCAGGTCCTCGGGCGAGTGGAGCGTCGCCAACTGGGCCAGCGTGGCACGGGCGTTGGCGTACACCGTGTCCGTCTCGCCGCACACCGTCACGTGGTAGAAGGCGCGCAACGACACCGAGACGGGCAGGTCGTTGAGCGAGCCGTGCGCGTCGAGGAACGCCTTCATGGCCGCCGCCGTCAGCGGCTCCAGCTCCTCCTTGGGTGCCGTGTCCGGCGCGACGAGCGGGGTGTTGAGCTGCTGCACGCCGCGGCCGATCCGTACGGACGCGAAGTCCGCGTCGGTCGGCCGCCGTTCCCACAGCCGCTTGCCGTCGGCGGCGACCGCCCACAGCTGGTCCGGCTCGGGGTGCTGGAACAACTGGCTGCGCCGCTGCAGTTCGGCGGTCTTGTGCACGTCCTTGCGGACCTGCTCCAGATAGCGGAAGTAGTCACGCCGGTCCTGCGCCATCCCCGCGCCGCCGCCCTGACGGGACTTGGCGTACTGGGCGATGGCCATGGCCAGCGTGGAGGCCAGCATCAGGCCGCCGACCACCCTCATGTACGAGGGCAGGTTGGGCATGAAGAAGAAGCCGACGGAACCCAGCATGCCCATCATGGGCAGCAGGTTCATCAGCATGCTCTCGTCGCCCTCGCGGGGCAGCTCGGGTGGCGTCTCGAGCCTCACCTCGCCCTCGGGCACGGCCGGGGGCACTGTCCGCGGTGGTCGTTTGATGATGACGACGCTCACCGATGCACTCATCCTTCGCGATTGATACGTCCTGGCACCGACGCCCCCGTGTACCGCGACGTTCTTGTTCGCGCAGGCGTCGTTCGCGTAGGCGACGATCCTACTGATGGCGGAGATGGCCGAGGGAGCCAGGCGCATGGAGATGCGGCGCAGGTCCTGGGAGGAATGGGGGAGGCAGGGCCTGTCGTGGGTGCGACAACGGATATGGTGGCGCTCCGCGTCGTACGAGCGACGCGAGGACGCGTTCTTCCACACGCGCCGAGCAGTCGTCTAGCAGTTGTCTAGCAGGGGGATCACCAGGTGAGCACGGGGACTTCGACAGGTTTCTGCCGAATCACCATCGCAGCGCCGGACAGTCGGGTCGATGTGGCGCTGCCCGAGGACCTTCCGATCCAGGACCTCTTCCCTGAGATCGTCCGGCTCTCCGGCCTGGTCCAGTCGGACACGAGTCTCGCCGGCTACCACCTTGTGACGCGCGAGGGCCAGGTTCTCGACGCGAGCCGGTCGTTGCTGGAGCACCGCGTCCGCGACGGCGAGGTGCTGTTGCTGCGCACGTTCGCCGACTCGCTGCCGCCGGCCGTGCACGACGACGTGGTCGACGCGATCGCCACCGCGGTCAAGCAGGACACCCGCAGCTGGAACGACAACCTGATGCGGGTCGCCGGACTGGTCGCCGGGTCGCTGCTGCTGGTCATGCTCGGCTTCGTCTTCTGGTTCGCCGACCCGGTCCGGCACGACATGCACGGCCTGCAGGGCATCCTCGCCGGCGTCACCGCCCTCGCCCTGACGGCCATGGCCGGCGTCCGCGCGCGGGTGTACGACGACCGTGGTTCGGCCGTCGCGCTCGGCATCTCGGCGCTGCCGCACGCGCTCATCGCGGGCTCCGGCGTCATCTCGCAGGACGCGCAAGAGGGACCGGGCCGGATCCAGTTCCTCGTCGGCTGTGTCGCCGTACTGCTCTTCTCCGTCGTACTGATCATGCTGCTGCCGCAGGGCGACGCCCCGTTCGTGGCCGCCGCGCTGGCCTCCGCGATCGGCACGCTCGCCGTGTTCGCCGGCGTGCTCACCGACGCCGCGCCGCGCGAGATCGCCGCCGGCACCGCCGTGGTCGCCCTGGCCGTCGTCGGGTTCCTGCCCGGCTGGTCGGCCCGGTTCGCCAAGCTGCCGATCGGCTTCCGCAACCCCGAGGACCTGGCCCGCGCCCGGCGCGAGGGCCGCGAGGGTGACCTCGAGGCCGTCGACGTCCAGCGCATCGTCGCGCAGACCAGCCGCGGGCACGAGCTGCTGCTCGGCCTGGTGGGCGGCTGCGCTGCGGTCGTCGTCGGCGCCGGCGGCGCGGTGCTCGGCTTCAGCGACAGCGGCTGGGCCCAGCTGCTCGCCCTGTGCACCGGCCTCGCCGCGATGCTGCGGGCCCGCCTGTTCCGCTACACCGCCCAGGTCACCTGCCTTTTCGTGGCCGGTGTCGTCACGCTGGCCCTGCTGGTCCTCGGCCTCGCGATCTCGCCGCCGGCCGGCGTCATCATGGATCTGCTCCAGGGCAACTCCGGCCCGGTCAACGTACGGACCCTGTGGCTCGGCGCCTCGGTCGCGGTGGGTGTGCTGCTGCTGATCGCGATCGCGCTGATCGTCCCGCAGAAGGGGCTGTCCCCGTTCTGGGGCCGCATGCTCGACCTCGCGGACTCGCTGGTGCTGCTGTCGCTGGTGCCGGTCTGCCTGGCCGTCCTCGACGTCTACGGCAAGGTCCGCGGCGGCGTCTAGCCGACAGCCGTACCGCCCCACGCTCCGCTCCCGGAGCGTGGGGCGTTTCCATGTCCGCCGGACCGGAATCCGAACCGCCGTCGAAGAAACGCTCCGCCACCCCAAGGCCGTCATACGAAAGGGATCCCCGCGTGAGCTTCGGCCCGCCGCCATCGATGTACACGCCCCCCGCCCCGCCCGCACAGCCCCCCGCTCCGAAGCGCCGCGCCAAGTGGCCCGTGGCCCTGCTCGCGCTCGTCCTGGTCGCGGCCCTCGGCACGGGCGGCTGGCTCCTTTGGGGCACCGGCACGGGCGGTACGAAGACCTCGGGCGCGACGACCGCCGCACAGGGCCCCCTCGACGTGCGGGAGACGGTCGAGAAGAAGCCCGCGAATCCAACCGGAAAGATGGCCTTCCGCTTCTCCGTGGACGACATGAGCCCCGGCGAGCACTACGAACTGCCCGGCATGTGGGCCACCGACAGGATCCTCGCCAAGGGCATCAACAAGACGGTCGTCGGCCTGCGCATCGGCGACGACGCCTCTCCCGGCGACGAGAAGTGGAAGCTCCCCCTCGACGGTCCGATCTGCGGCTACACCCGCCACGTCACCGGCGACCACCGCACGGCCGTCCTCTTCCGGGCGAACGACCGCGGCAACGCCTTCTGCAACCACGTGGCCTTCTTCGACCTCGACGACGGCCGTGAGATCTGGGACGCCGACTTCCCCGTCTCCCAGCTCGGCGACGGCCACGGCATGGCGACCGGCGGCGACGAGCAGGACACCCCGAGCGTGACCCTGGTCCACGGCACGGTCGTGGTGACCTGGGGCGGCGGCACGGACGCGTACAGCATGAAGGACGGCACGCGCGCGTGGGAGACGACGGCGACCGGCCCCTGCCAGGACATGGGCGCCGCCGGCGGAGGCGCGCTGCTGGTGCGCGAGCAGTGCTGGAACGACAAGGCACCCGCCGACTCGACGGACGCCACCACCTACAAGGCGCGCAAGGTGGACCCGAAGACCGGCCGGACGCTGTGGACGTACTCCGCCGCAAAGGGCGTCCGCGACCTGAACATCCCCTCCGCCGAACCGCCCGTCCTCGCCGTCCAGGCCGGCGAGATCGGCATCTCCGAGATGCTCTCCCTCGACGGCGAGGGCAGGACCCGGGCCGTGATCCGCCTGCAGAACGGCACCTACGTGGGCGAGTGCTCGTACGACGACTACCTGTCCACCGAGGACTGCCCGACCATCGCCGTCGGCGCGGGCCAGGTCTTCCTGCGCAGCAGGGACTCGGGCGAGCTGACCAACTCCAACTGGATCATCGGCTTCGACCTGGCGAACGGGAAGACCACCAGAAAGTTCGAGTCCGGCCCCGGCTCGCTGCTCTACCCCGTACGGTTGAGCGGCGACCGACTCCTCGCCGTCCGCGTGACCGACCAGCACGTCATGCCCACGGGACTGGTCGCCCTCGACCCGAGGACCGGTACGGAGACCCCCTACCTCTACTTCGACCTCCCCCAGGAGGCCGACTTCATGACGACGACCGAGTACAACGACATCGTCGTCCAGGACGGCCGTATCTTCTTCGGCGTCAAGAAGGTCGACGGACCGGCCAAGGGGCAGCCACGATGGGTCTACCTCGTCCTCGGAGTCGAGAGCATGGCGGTGCGATAGGACCGCGGTGAGAGCCGCCCCGGCCGCCTGGTACGCTGTGTGACGGCCGTTTGTGTACGCGTCCCCGGTTCGTCCGGAGACTGCGCCCAGCGGATCCCCGCCTCCCGAGTCACGGAAGCTCCCCTGAGAAGCAGACCAGGGGCACTCGGCGGCAACCACAGACCAATGAGGAGTACGCGTGTCGCTCGACGCCGCTACGAAGAAGCAGATCATCACCGAGTTCGGCCAGAAGGAGGGCGACACCGGCTCCCCCGAGGTCCAGGTCGCCATGCTCTCGCGCCGCATCTCGGACCTGACCGAGCACCTCAAGACCCACAAGCACGACCACCACTCCCGTCGTGGCCTGCTGATCCTGGTCGGTCAGCGCCGTCGCCTGCTGCAGTACCTGGCGAAGAAGGACATCCAGCGCTTCCGTACGCTGGTCGACCGCCTCGGCATCCGCCGCGGTGCGGCGGGCGCCAAGTAGTACGCCATGAAGGGAGCGGTTCCCGAAACGATCGGGGATCGCTCCCTTTGCCGTAGGTACGGAAACCTTTGCCGTACATGCGGAAACGTGCGCAGTGTCACACCCACTTTGTAGGGTGGTAGCACATCGCAGTACCGCACACGCGGTACGCACGAGGAGAAGTGCACCTCGCCGCCGCCGGTCCTCGGTAGTGGCCCCCGGGCGATGCGAACCCCGGGTGCTTCGATCGAAGACCGGCCCGCACCAGAAGGAGCGCTTCTCCGCTCACGTCCCACCGCCACACGGGCAGACGGGACAAAAGACGAAAAGTAACGGAGAAAACGCTAGTGGAGAACGAGACCCACTACGCCGAAGCCGTCATCGACAACGGCTCCTTCGGCACCCGCACCATCCGCTTCGAGACGGGCCGCCTGGCCAAGCAGGCCGCCGGCTCCGCCGTGGCCTACCTGGACGACGACACCATGGTGCTGTCGGCCACCACCGCCTCCAAGAACCCCAAGGACCAGCTCGACTTCTTCCCGCTGACGGTGGACGTCGAGGAGCGGATGTACGCCGCCGGCAAGATCCCCGGCAGCTTCTTCCGCCGTGAGGGCCGTCCCTCCGAGGACGCCATCCTCACCTGCCGTCTGATCGACCGCCCGCTGCGCCCGTCCTTCAAGAAGGGCCTGCGCAACGAGATCCAGGTCGTCTGCACGATCATGGCCCTCAACCCCGACCACCTGTACGACGTCGTGGCGATCAACGCCGCCTCCGCGTCCACGCAGCTGGCCGGTCTGCCCTTCTCCGGCCCGATCGGCGGTGTCCGCGTCGCGCTGATCAACGGCCAGTGGGTGGCCTTCCCGACGCACACCGAGCTCGAGGACGCCGTCTTCGACATGGTCGTCGCGGGCCGCACGCTGGAGGACGGCGACGTCGCGATCATGATGGTCGAGGCCGAGGCCACCGAGAAGACCATCCAGCTGGTCAAGGGCGGCGCCGAGGCCCCCACCGAGGAGGTCGTCGCCGCCGGTCTCGAGGCCGCGAAGCCCTTCATCAAGGTGCTGTGCAAGGCGCAGTCCGACCTCGCCGCCAAGGCCGCCAAGCCGGTCGGCGAGTTCCCGATCTTCCTGGACTACCAGGACGACGTCCTCGAGGCCCTCACCGCCGCCGTCAAGCCGGAGCTCGCCTCCGCGCTGACCATCGCCGGCAAGCAGGAGCGCGAGGCCGAGCTGGACCGCGTCAAGGCGCTCGCCGCCGAGAAGCTCCTGCCGGAGTTCGAGGGCCGCGAGAAGGAGATCTCCGCCGCGTACCGCTCGCTGACCAAGACCCTGGTCCGTGAGCGCGTCATCAAGGAGAAGAAGCGCATCGACGGCCGCGGTGTCACCGACATCCGCACCCTGGCCGCCGAGGTCGAGGCCATCCCGCGCGTGCACGGCTCCGCGGTGTTCGAGCGTGGCGAGACCCAGATCCTGGGCGTCACCACCCTGAACATGCTCCGCATGGAGCAGCAGCTGGACACCCTCTCCCCGGTGACCCGCAAGCGCTACATGCACAACTACAACTTCCCGCCGTACTCCACCGGCGAGACCGGCCGCGTCGGCTCCCCGAAGCGCCGCGAGATCGGCCACGGCGCCCTCGCCGAGCGCGCCCTCGTCCCGGTCCTGCCGACGCGCGAGGAGTTCCCCTACGCGATCCGCCAGGTCTCCGAGGCGCTGAGCTCCAACGGCTCGACGTCCATGGGCTCGGTCTGCGCCTCCACCATGTCGCTGCTGAACGCCGGTGTGCCGCTGAAGGCCCCCGTCGCCGGTATCGCCATGGGCCTGATCTCCCAGGAGATCGAGGGCGAGACGCACTACGTCACCCTCACCGACATCCTCGGTGCGGAGGACGCCTTCGGCGACATGGACTTCAAGGTCGCCGGTACGAAGGAGTTCGTCACCGCGCTCCAGCTGGACACCAAGCTGGACGGCATCCCGGCCTCGGTCCTGGCCGCCGCCCTGAAGCAGGCCCGTG
Coding sequences:
- a CDS encoding polyribonucleotide nucleotidyltransferase; its protein translation is MENETHYAEAVIDNGSFGTRTIRFETGRLAKQAAGSAVAYLDDDTMVLSATTASKNPKDQLDFFPLTVDVEERMYAAGKIPGSFFRREGRPSEDAILTCRLIDRPLRPSFKKGLRNEIQVVCTIMALNPDHLYDVVAINAASASTQLAGLPFSGPIGGVRVALINGQWVAFPTHTELEDAVFDMVVAGRTLEDGDVAIMMVEAEATEKTIQLVKGGAEAPTEEVVAAGLEAAKPFIKVLCKAQSDLAAKAAKPVGEFPIFLDYQDDVLEALTAAVKPELASALTIAGKQEREAELDRVKALAAEKLLPEFEGREKEISAAYRSLTKTLVRERVIKEKKRIDGRGVTDIRTLAAEVEAIPRVHGSAVFERGETQILGVTTLNMLRMEQQLDTLSPVTRKRYMHNYNFPPYSTGETGRVGSPKRREIGHGALAERALVPVLPTREEFPYAIRQVSEALSSNGSTSMGSVCASTMSLLNAGVPLKAPVAGIAMGLISQEIEGETHYVTLTDILGAEDAFGDMDFKVAGTKEFVTALQLDTKLDGIPASVLAAALKQARDARLHILDVMMEAIDTPDEMSPNAPRIITVKIPVDKIGEVIGPKGKMINQIQEDTGADITIEDDGTIYIGAVDGPSAEAARTTINSIANPTMPEVGERYLGTVVKTTTFGAFVSLLPGKDGLLHISQIRKLAGGKRVENVEDVLGVGAKVQVEIAEIDSRGKLSLVPVIEGEEDAETKDDTDK